In the genome of Streptomyces pactum, one region contains:
- a CDS encoding DUF881 domain-containing protein: MPQQPPVRSTAPPPGRPRPDASMSLLTNVMDHSLDDGYAEAAARRGTAGRQGLPRTLRAKLGLALGLVLAAGVVTIGAVEARISAPTVAKEREKLIDRVESDSAEADDLEDSVDALREQVGDMQQRALKEYGGERAELVALLAGATEVTGPGVELVVDDADQAESEGGGPREGAGFSDTGRVRDRDMQRVVNGLWESGAEAISVNGQRLTALSAIRAAGDAILVDNKPLVPPYTVSAVGDGDRLARAFRDSADGQYLKVLQDNYGIRARISVKDQLKLPVAPSLLVRTAEPIDGAADDSGSDTGKGTGTS; the protein is encoded by the coding sequence ATGCCGCAGCAGCCCCCCGTTCGGAGCACCGCACCGCCACCCGGGCGCCCCCGTCCCGACGCCTCCATGTCGCTGCTGACCAATGTGATGGACCACAGCCTCGACGACGGGTACGCCGAGGCGGCGGCGCGGCGCGGCACCGCCGGCCGGCAGGGGCTGCCGCGCACCCTGCGCGCCAAGCTCGGTCTCGCCCTCGGCCTGGTCCTGGCCGCCGGCGTGGTGACCATCGGCGCGGTGGAGGCCCGGATATCGGCCCCCACGGTCGCCAAGGAGCGCGAGAAACTCATCGACCGGGTCGAGTCGGACTCCGCGGAGGCCGACGACCTGGAGGACAGCGTGGACGCGCTGCGCGAGCAGGTCGGCGACATGCAGCAGCGTGCGCTGAAGGAATACGGTGGTGAGCGGGCCGAACTGGTGGCGCTGCTCGCGGGCGCCACCGAGGTCACCGGACCCGGTGTGGAGTTGGTCGTCGACGACGCGGACCAGGCGGAGTCCGAGGGCGGCGGCCCCCGGGAGGGCGCCGGATTCTCCGACACCGGCCGGGTCCGGGACCGGGACATGCAACGCGTCGTCAACGGGCTGTGGGAGTCGGGCGCGGAGGCGATCTCGGTCAACGGCCAGCGGCTGACCGCGCTGTCGGCGATCCGGGCGGCCGGTGACGCCATACTGGTGGACAACAAACCGCTGGTGCCGCCCTATACGGTGTCTGCGGTGGGGGACGGGGACCGGCTCGCCAGGGCCTTCCGGGACAGCGCCGACGGCCAGTACCTGAAGGTGTTGCAGGACAACTACGGCATCCGGGCCCGGATTTCCGTCAAGGACCAACTCAAGCTGCCGGTCGCGCCGAGTCTCCTCGTACGCACCGCAGAGCCGATCGACGGTGCCGCGGACGACAGCGGCTCCGACACAGGGAAGGGCACAGGCACATCGTGA